Within the Telopea speciosissima isolate NSW1024214 ecotype Mountain lineage chromosome 4, Tspe_v1, whole genome shotgun sequence genome, the region ACATATTGCCTTGTATTTTCAACCATCTATTTCCTTTTagaaaaacttcatttttcaCTGAATTTTTAGAGTTTTATTTCACCACTTAGTCGACTCTATGTGAGAAGGCTTTTCGGATTTGCCTCCACAAAATTTTGGCTCTGTCCAATCTGCCACATGGTGAATATTGATGTCGGAATAGAGAAACTCTCTAATCTTGTTAGACTGAAAAAACCTCTCcgaaacagaaaacaaaaacaaaaaaaaaacagagttttTCCTTTCTCAAGCAAACTTGGCACTTGAAGATCTCAAAAGCATAATCAAAATTTGGGTGAGATCGGctggggagggaggggggggggggggaagggttgGGGGAATCCTGTTATTCAAGTAGCGTGAGAAAAGAAATCCAAGGCACCAAATTTTTGCTTTTATAACTTTACTCACATTACACTAGTAGGGGAACAACTAATGGATCCCAATCATGAAAAAGAATGTACAGTAACCATGGAAACAAAAGTTCACCAAAACCATCTTCGTGTGTAGTCCTACCAACTCTGAATTATACAAGCTTTCTCCTGGTGTCAATCCATCTTCACAAGCCTATGTGGATCCATCAACAAAGCTCACTTGTCCACGGGTCTTCAAGTCCGCCGTAGAGCTAGAACCAGAAGTAGGGCTGTCTAGGATTTTGGTCTTTTAGTACATAGATTACAAGAGGTGTATCACCACCCTCACCATGCCCTCCTACTTCTCTCCTGCTGTTGGTCTTTAAAACAATCACTTCTTACATCTTCCGAGAATTTTGAACTCCGGATGGACTGGGTGCATTGCGTGAACTCATGCTAGCAGTTCTTAGAAGTCGACGGAACTCTGACAAGCTTATCTTCCCATCTTTATCAATGTCGGCCTCCTCTAGAAGTGGGTCAATGGAGCCCTTCAGTCCCGTGTGCTACAAACAGTGGACCAACTTTAGTAACTGAAACATTAAAATTGCAAAATTtggtctgtgtgtgtgtgtgagagacagagagaaacgCGGGGGGGGAGAAGACTAGGTGAGAGCTCAGTTTTAAAACTAACCATCCTTAGTTCCTCTGGTGTGATAAATCCGTCCCTATCCACGTCAAATTTATCGAAAGCAGCCTTAGAACGCAGCTGCCACTTCTCAGAATCATGTTCCTCCAATTGATGCACATGAAGAGTGGCTGCAACAAATTCTGGGAAATCTACAAGCCCATCTGTGTTGCTGTCTATCTGTTTCATACAAACAGGAACAAGTTAAAGACGTGAAAATACAAGTCTGAGATGACAATTAAAAATGTGCTGGATAGCAAGGTCGACTGGGGCAAAGAATGCAAAACAAAGACTGGCAGGATTGGTCATCAGGAAGTTCGATTAGTTATGAAatactaattaattaaatatgTAACGCTCCAGAACAAATGCAATTCAGAGATGCAAGCAGAAAACAGTGCAAGTGATGGTTTCAGTTATCAGTCCCAATCAGCTGTCACCGCCTTTACAAAAAACACACGCAAAGACAAGGACAAACCTAGAGGGAATAGAGGATCATAAGAGAAACCAATATGAGGACCTCAAAGATAAGGAATCACccagaagaggaaaaaaatagagCAGATTAAAATTCAGGGGAAATAGCATACCGCTTGAAGGATCTCTAGAACACGTGGCTCCTTCATTCTCCAAGGAAGATCTTTCGCAAGGGCCTGCAAAGAGACCAGCCACAATTACAAAAGATGCAAATATATACTTGTTGATAAACTCACATACATCCATAGACAGGACTACGGTTATATACTCATGAAAAGTTGTGTAAGTCCAACTTAGAATGCCAGGAAAACATACCTGTCTCATTTCTTCAAGACTAATAGCACCATTTTTATCCATATCAATTGCATCAAACTGATCCCGGAGATCAGCCAGCTCCTCTTCATTAAGTGTGCTAGCCAAAGCCTGCAAGACACAGTAAATATAGAGTTCGTAACCCACAATAGCTACTAAAAATAGGTCAGAGTGAGCTCTATTTTATATCTCTGACAGAAAGGGCTACaaccagaagaagaaatgcTTACTCTAAGAGCAAACTGCTTCAATCGGCTATATTTCACAAACTGCCGAATGTTGGACAGCACAGATATGTCCACGGGGATCTCTGAGGCATCACCTCCTTCTCTAACCCATGGGTGTGCTGGAAAGATGGCATTGTGGAGACATAAGGTTAACTTTTAggtcaaacaaaataaaagaaactacCATAAAGCAGTTCTAATGTGAAAACAGAACCCAGGAAAAATCAGCAAGTCAAGCCTACTTTACCAATCATAAGaaagaaattacaaataaatGTCTTTCAAAACTGTTAATGGCATTTAATTCTTTTAAGAGGAGAAAATGATACATACATAAGGCTTGAGCAGCAGTCAGTCTAGCACGAGGATCCTTCACCAGTAACTTCTTTACAAAGTCTTTGGCACTGTTGCTTATGCTTGGCCATGGCTTCCGACGAAAATCAGGCTTGTTCCTTAAGACCTATGAACAtagtgttgaaataggtaaaCTTCAAAGGCTTCATAATATCAAAAATGGAAAAGTAAAAGATCAAAATTTTATCTCATCGGAAGAATACAAAATCATGTTCCAAGTTTTATTATCAACATCAAAATGGATAAGAAACACTGAGATCACCTACCAGTGGAGTTCACAATAAGGACTCCAGCTGCTAGCCTGTGCATTTGACCAGCTCCCCTTACTCTTAGTTTTGCCATTCACACACGATGGGGAGCTCATGAAGCAAGAATGgaacaaaatgaaagaaatatgTTGTTGCAGGCTATCTGGAAGTTTGGTTCTGTGGCACCCATCACTAGTCATCGGATATGATAATATGTAGGGTCCAGCACTCCAGCTAAAGTATTTATTAGAAGATCCGTTCTTTGAGAAATATTTAgtgctctattttttttattgccttAGGTTTTTTAAGTAACCATGGTTATTAGAGACATATTTTTGGCAGTAGGGCTAGTTTCTAGAAGCATCAAAGAAGGTATGCAAGCTTTTGAAATTGGTGGTAATGTTGGGCTATGCACTAGTAGGAAATGACattaacagaaaaagaaaagaattagaaGATCTACAAATCCAGCTTCAACACTGTGAATCCACAGAGAGGAGGTCAACACTTGAGCGGATTTCTCAATTTATTCATCATTCATAAATGGGTCAGATTGTAGCCCTGCATATCAGCATATGGATTATAGAAATAACAACTCCTACTCAGACTTGGACTATGTACTTAAGTATGgatgagaccaactaaaccccaAAGTAGAAAGGATGCAGCTTGTGTGATTGGAACCTATAGGAACTACAAACACAGACCCAATTTCTTTTACATAAAGAAagtaaggagaaaaagaaatggatgCATAAATATTTAACCCTCCAAAAGAAGGAAATTGGGAGGCTCGATACTACATGATATAATCAAATATTTGAGCAGGAGAAAAAGCCTTATGGAACAACGGTCAAGACATTAAGTTCAAGCAACTAAtggatgttttaaaaaaaaataccagaGAACATTAACAGacatttaatttaaaaaagCGGCATACCTCCTTGAATATTCCATCCTCAGTTTTATCCCAAAATGGACGCCTTCCACAGAGCAAAATGTATGTAATCACACCAATACTCCAAACATCTGACTCAGGCCCTGACTTGCGCTTTAGTACTTCTGGTGCAACATAGTAGGCACTGCCAACAATATCTTGGAATTTTCTCCCTGCATTAGTTCACTAGCATGGATATAAGAAAGGCTCTTTACTATTGTTTAGTGCAGAACATCTTGATCtaccacaaaaaagaaaattgttgACCCCAAGTGAGGGACTTGTCCATTTACTCAAGGATACAAATcatgtcaaggggatttttctACACAAATATTGTACAAATCTCAAACAGATAACAGAAAGAATAATATTTGTtacaaataattaaattttaacTATTTTGTTCATCAGCCCATAAGAATCTACTCACATGCAAAAGTAATAAGATTTGTATATAAACAGGAATATCAAACACATCACAAAatgtaatttattttaaaatgtttttgaagaaagaaaaatgtcaAATTTACTCATAAGAAATACATTTTCTTATGATAATATCAGGAAAATATTGGGACATTTTTATTATCATAGAACTTATACTGACCTGGTTTTATGAAGTCAGAGAGACCAAAATCTGTGGCCTTCAGCGATGAATTCTCTTTGGTTGActtgaaaagaaaattctaaAACCAGAAGAAACATAATGAAAACGTTCTGTCAAGTTGCAGTGAacgagaatgaaaaaaaaaaatttatatcctGTGTGTTTATGCACTCTGACTGTACCTCAGGTTTCATGTCACGGTGTACCAAACCATGCAAATGACACTGAGCTGAAACTTTGAGCATCTGCCGTACAATAACTGCCGCATCTTTCTCAGTGTAACGACTATCTTTCCTGGACAAAGAGTAAGTACAAGATCAGTGCCATTGGAATCAATAATAGATCTTTTCCAACTGTTCTTTTCATAATGACAACAACAATATAATAAGACTATACTTCACTACATTCTTATCAAGGAGAGCTGCCACCACAGCCCATGAAGACAGAAATAACGTATACTAAATAGATCAGAAATGCAAATAGTTAACAACAAGCATCTTGAAGAATTGAACTAAGAGAGcataatgaaaaataaaaagaaatcacCCAGATAAAGGACAGAATCAAAACACcaacttaaataaaaaagagcTGTGTCTTACTTGGCCAATATTCTGTCCAGCAGTTCACCACCCTCACATAACCTAACAAAAGATTTATGAAGAAACCATCATCTCAAACTGATAACATAAAGATTAATATTTGATGCAAAATACATATGAGTTCAGTGGAAGGGAGAAACACAAGAGgaaaagttaaaaaacaaacaGCAATAACATGCAAAAAAAATGGGGATCATagaagcaaaattaaatataCTATAATAGCATTAAAAAGAATCAATACTGGCAAATGCTAGACTTTCAAAATCAGGAACAAGATGCTCCAAAGAGAGGTAGAAGGGAGGGGGTGCTTACTCCATTACTATGTAGACATAAGATTCATCCTCAAATGCGTTATAAAATTGAACCACATTCTCATGGCCTGTGAGGGCTTGTAATATCTTGACCTCTCGCTTAACATCCtcaacagcaataggaaggatCATCTGTCAACGAAGATAAGAACTTTCCTCAGAATTTTATCAAAAATAGAAGTAAAATTCTACAATGGAGATCAAGAACTAGAGATTGAATACAATCTTTAATGGTATGAGAGCAGAGTACAAAGTATAATTCAAGGGGAAAAGGAATAGAATGCAGTGTCAATCTTTCCTCAATgttttaaaatggaaaaattaGCAGAAAAACCGCACCTATTGTCAGCTCACGTTCAATCATATTGGCAACATAAAGGTAGGGGGAGCTAACAAAATGAACATTTGAGTGTCCAATTATAATAAGACAAACCACAAATGAACAATTATAAGAAATTCCTCAGAGATGGACCAATTGGAGAAGTAGATTTAAAGACAAGGATTTCACTGCTAAAGGAGCCAATAACTTCTAGAAGGCTTGGATTTCTCAAGTTATTATGGAAGGGGAAACAATTTCTTCGCATCTCTCATATACAGTTCTGTTTGTGTTTTTAAACCAAAGAATGACATGTGGACTCtgttttcaaacaattaaaTTCACATgttaatttcagaaaatttatCAGGGAAGCATACTCTGTTCTACAACTGAGATGCATAACAGTCACATGTGCATAAGAGGTTTAGCATAGTTTCATcgaagaataaagaaaagtaTCTGTGGGACTTATATCTCCTTGGAGTTTCTCGCCTGCGAACCTCAGGCAACAGAGGGAAGATGATTCCCAATCTGCAGTGCAGAATTCGCCGAAATCACCATTAAGTCTGGAAGATCTTTTGAGGACGTTTGGAACCCCTCCCCATCAtaaatttcctctttttctaaccATACCAATGGTGTATAATTTACTCTCTTCAGTTATTCATACAATTAACAATGAAGTATTAGAGAACATAAGAGCACAAACAGGTATAGTAACATAAGGTCCCAGTTCcataaacaaaatgaagaaatctCCAATAGTTGGCTACTGTGGTAAACATTAGATTTGATACTTCCCTAAACAAATGTGACAATATAACTCAAATAATTGCTTATAATGCAGATAACATGAAATGTCTGTTGGatccccccctaaaaaaaaagctTCACTTTGATAGTAGTAATAAATTAATAATCCGCACAAGGTCGGTATGGAAGCTACATTCAAACGACCATGAAACATGGCTCTCTGTTTTCTGGAACTTTTCATAGTCCTGTAATGCACCTAATAACCAAACGTGAAACCCCGAGTTCCCAGTATTGGGTCCAAATTCCATGAGGCCTCGTACCACTCTCTGTATGAATGTAACTGACTTGATCTATGAGACACCGATTAAcgataaaacaaaaaaaggtttGCGAATCATGCTAAAGAGGGAATATTGGCCAAGCAAAGGAATCGATTTGGTCAATATTCGAGGAAACAGTGAACAAAACAAAACTCCCTGAAAAAAGGAGGGGAATCTATCTAAATCTTAATAAAGTAAAGTTTTCGAACGATTTTGGAATCAAACCCTGTGAAAATAAGGAGAGCTTTTCAAATCCACTGTAGCCGCTAGCAATATTTAACAGATTTCTCCAGAACAATTATCTAGAATTAATCAATTAAACGAAGACTCAAACAGAATCCGAATCATGAAAGCAAAAATGCCAATAAGAATAAAGAACAAAATATTCATATGAATGCCTACAAAGGCAATTGCACCAATAAAACAGAGAATCTCGCAGAATTAACCCTAACGATTCCCATCACCGAATACCCAgaagagtaagaagaagaagaaacaacacGGAAAGGACCCAATTCAGAAAATACCTTATTCTTCTCTATTCTCTTGACGGCGACCCGTTCCCCGGTGGACTTATCGGTGGCAACAAACGTGTAACCAAACTGCCCATGACCCAACAATTTCCCGATCGAATACTTCTTATCGAAATCCTTGGCGTACCCAAAATCCGTCCGTTTTCCATATGGAATAACCCCACTGGGCCGCCTCGAATGCCCTTTATCCTTCTGTTGCTGCTGTGGTCGATTTTTATGGCTCTCATATGGCTTCTGTTGTGGATGCTGCGATGTATCCTTCTGGGTTGCCGATGTTGAAGAGGTTTTGGAACTCTCTTTCTGgttatttttgttgtttctaTTGCTGCTAATGCTGTTGTTGTTAGAAGGAGCGTTGCTGTTTGCGCCACTGACTTTGGTGGTTGAAAGACAAGTCCCCATGATTTTGCAGAATAGCCTCCCGTGTTTGCAAACGGGAGAACCATCAAATTGATTTATAAAGACTGATGCCAATCATCAAAACAGATAGGAAGGCTTAAAGCaaatggaaggaagaagagaagaaagagagttaGTCAAAAGACGAGACTTTTTTGAAGCGACGAGGTAAGAGAGGGACAGGGAAGAAGGGGTGAGGGGGTTGCTGATTGCTGGAACTGCCCCCCTCTGTTTTACCGGGaagacccaaaaaaatattctcACACACTTTCCTTAAGGGGGTGTGAGGTAACATCAACAcacaacacaaaaaaaacagaatcatTTAGAATCGGACGATTCAGATCAGAATCGGACAAGGTTTTTGAAACCGATTCTGATCTGGTTTGGAGCTAACCCATGGTTCGTATTCTCGGTATCTGATCTGGTTTGGCACTAacccatggttcgtaatcttggtATCGTGATTAGTCTCGGACAATACTGTCCGAGACTGATCCCATCTGAGATTACTAACCATGTCCAATTCGATACCCAATTCCAATTAGCATAATTatagcaaggtactaaaactcaggTCTCAGTACCAACTTGGCTCTTTGAAAAACCTAGTCGAGTCGAAATCTCgtcaagttggtgcattttttttttcatcgaGTTaggtaaatacatagtagatggatCATTtacatgggtcaacccgagatctggatccgagatccgagatctcgtcgagatatGTCGaattctgtcgagttaggtgagGTATTTAAGTTGGAGATGTGTTAAAAAATAGGTCGAAACCGAGACCCAAACCGAGATCCAAGATTTTGctgagatattgcacttttgagactcgcagacAGTAGCGTCtcgattttttcaaaaatcgagaaactcgacgagatctcgcgagttctcaaactatgaACCCTAGTTTGTCTAGACTTATCATGCATGGTTTCCAAAAGGATTTTCCAAGTTAGTTTTGATCCATAATTGATCCCCCTTGATCTTGTAGATCGGTTCATTTATGGTTTTAATTCATGAAATGTGATCTGGTGTTCCATTGTAAGTTGGCAACTAGTGATTCACAATTTTACATGGTGGGTTCCTTAATTTATTAGTTTCTGTTGGAATTTTGAGAGATGGGCTGGTTTAGTTACTTAGTCAGGCTCCCTTTGTTATTTCATAACAAAGACTGTTTGAACCTTTTAATTGGAGTCTACTCTTCTTAATTCTTTTATCAATTTGTTTTGAGGGAACTCTGTGTAAGAGTGTGGCTTCTGTGCCAATGCACGGGCCAATGAAAACGCACTTGGAAACATCAACAAGAGTGGCATTTTTGCCTTTTCTATGTGTTTGGGTGTAGGGTGCATATTCCCCTCTCTTGTGCCATTCAGATGCTATCGGAAACACTGTTGTAGACTAGATTGTGGCAAAGCCGTGTTTCTTGTGTATAGCATGAGTCTTGACTCTTGACAAATGAGAATGGTATTAGAGGAGGGTTTCCTATTAAGGcagtgtaagaaggaatctgCTTGCCACACCAACGAAGGACTGAAACACGAGAAGATGCCAGTGCATGTGAGTCCTACTATTTATTCATATGAAAACTATACGATCacataataaaagagagaaaatgtcAGTATGGACCCCACTATTTATTATGCAAGAAGAATATGAAGGAAACAtgcttttttccccctttccccTTAATTGTAACAGAAGTGTTAGAAAGGACCGGCCAAGGATGTGGGTTTTCCACAAAATGGGGCGGGTGGTTAAATATGAGGGCTGACCTGGTCTTTTGGTTTCTCTCGTTGTTCTCCTACTCTTAAGTCTCTAGTCTCTACTTTGAAGAGCTAATTAGTCGACATGGTCATCCTATGTATGCGTGTCTATCTAATATATTAGTGGTAATCATAATCAAATGACTTATCCTTCTTATCAAATCCAAATACTTGTCCAATAGAATTACATTAAGGAAGTTTCTAATTAACTTGTGAGAATTTAGCTTTCATTGGTTGCTATTACTTCAAAGTTTCATGGTTTGACAAGTACATGACCCAGATGAATCAATTTGTTAAGTCAAGCAAAGTCTTTGTTTACAGTGCCTATGAGATCTATATACATATGTTCAATtaagaattcaaaaaaaaaataatattaataatcatAGTGGTGCTTCGGGTTATGTGGGTCTCGAGTTCAAAACCCCTCCTGCCCTATCCGCGTGCAGCAAGTCAGGTCTTTTTGGAATAAGTGTTGGCCCTTTATGAGCCTCTCTTCGCCCCTTATGGGTCTGTTGTCCTGGCCTCTTCGAATCGCTAGATAGATACGTAGGATATCAATCCTAATGGAGGTAATTTCTGTACAATCAATGATACTTTATGCAGTCAAACAACACTTTAAGATATATCCAAATATATCTTTAAAATCATTTTGGTGCTTTATTTGTTTGGATAATTTTATTTAATCATATGAATAGATTACGTCGTGCTCTCCTATGTTAAATATCacatttttatgaattttgaaacCTCACGTGGAAAGTAATCACACTCTTATAGTTTTGGACGAAGTTTATATGTCACACGGTATTATTGTGATGCTTTATAAGAACTtgtaataaatttaaaaaacacaagaatTGTATTTTGTTAATTTAGAACATAAATATATTGCTTGGTTTGATTGTGATAGTTAAGAGAACACTTAGGATTTGGATGTCTGTATTTATGCGATTGTTATTAAGGGGATTAAGGATTTAAGGTTGCTATATTACCATTATTGAAATCCCATAAAGTTGCTTCAAAGGCGATTTCCCAAATACACGAAAGGGTATCAGAAATTACAATTAGTCGCACAAAATGAACATCACTCCCCACATGAAATTGACTATTATGTGGTAGACTCCACCAGCTTCCACTCGTGGATCTACCTACAAAGAGATCTTGATCCCAGGAATACTCCTATCTTTCCCTAATCTAGTTGATGGAAATATGCTTGGTTCAATAACATGATAAGGCAAATCCATATTGTCAAACATTTTGAAATTCCTAGGGTTCAAATATATGCCACAAAATAAGGTTACCTTGCTAGCTCCTAGGCACAAGCCAAGTATGTAACTATACTAAAAGTTGCTAATTGGGCAAACTCCTGATGAACATATTGAAAGATATAGGAGTAATTCTTTGTGTGTTTAGCTATTATTATGCATAAGTTGAGGGATCCAAATCTTCTACGGTGCGGGCTGTCCATTCTACTGTGTTGTGCAGACACAAGGTGATgggcattgaccgccttacccctgcctgagtgTCTTGCCCAAGTAGGGATAAGACGGTCAATGCACGTCGCCTTGTGTCTGCGCAACACAAGTAGGACAGGACAgcacgccgtagaagatctgtgttgtaAGTTGAGTGTGGAAGTGAAACCAAACAAAGAATTGAATAAAATCACAATCTAGCAAGATATGAGCTGGTATTTCAAAGATTACATAAGAACCagctctttcccctttttttattagtAGTTGAGGCCACTGCTGTCTACATGAACACGGttacgtctctctctctcattttctcaCAGTTCCTGACATATAAACTATCAATattaaaaccccaaaagaaaaacctaCATTGTGGTCAAGAAATCCATCAACCAATGTGAAAATACCACTCAAACAGAATGCCTACCCAACATAGTTGGAAAACAGGTTTTCTGATTCAGACTCTTCTTTTAGAAAATCTAGTGACTTGGCCTTGTCAAACCCGGTCAAGACGAGTCacgttttttattttaatatgataaatatgtataaattagtataaaaaaaaaaaaccagaaaaatatatgggaaaactagaagaaggaaaaaaggtcaAGAAATCATATATCAATGTATTTTGACTTTAtgccattgaacaagagaagggagtcattgagttgagggtttcttgctGTTTTAGAATACGGATTTGCTATTTTATTCACCTCAATTTCTAAGTGAACAgattttatagtttttttaaaaaacctcAAAACTCATCGAATTTGTCATGACTCAAATAAAAATatcgagtcttatttgactcggacggTTTATGACCCAGTCTTGTCATTTTTTTACCATGACCtagtctacatgactcttgatcaggttttccaaatttttgacTCGACCTGGGCGACTCGCCCAgtcaaaacccagttttccaaTTATGCTACGCAatataaaagccaaaaaaaaaaaaaataataataataataataataataataaaataaaaaaggaaaaagaatgctaatccATCGCGTGGTAAACATAGTTCCTACGTCTAGATACAAACCAATACCTTTGTATACGAAAAGACCATTCAACccctaatgaaataaaaaaatcacatcTAAACCAATGCCTCTATGTACACTTTCATTTACAAACGGGTAGCGTTCTCTTGCCATGAGGGAACTGATCAACAACCTTCCTATCtagctagagagagagagagagagcactcTTGGGGTGATGACCTTGATTTCCTCATCAAAAGTGCGCAAGAGTGATGCTATCGCAAGCCACGCATGCATGCCTGAGCTCAACCCACAGAGAGAAAATTGAAATTACGTAGAAAGCATAcgcaaaatttatatatataaaagcagGAAATGCGGTCGTGTACGTAGTACATGCCAAGGCaataagcatttttttttttttttttgggcaattGGTGGGTTGACGATTAAGCCATTAATAAAACCCATCTTTCTGGTCCGATACttgaataaaattacatatatacctcttctttGCTATGGTCCCTTATCCCTTCAAATTTATAATGCCTCTTCACTCTGTGAAGCTTTGTTCCTAGATGGCCTTTAATCAgaaataaattaaaactaaTATTGGGTTATCTCAATGACACCTCTCTATAGGtgaatttggatttaatttGTAACCTTCCTATgaattattttcaaaagttctttaagttagagttaaagaagaaattttaaaatacTTCGAAAGAGACTAATTACTATTGTGTtgttataaaatatattatattaaaaagataaaaaaataaaattataaattattcgACACACCTTAAAGTGTATCACCAAGAAAAATCCCATTAACATAAAACAAGGGTTCTTGAGCCATCAGGATATCATACACTGCCTCACAGAGAATAATTAATTCATtattttgagagaaaaaaataaataaataaattcttaTGAGGGACGTAGGAAACCCAGACAGTTCAGACTTCGGAGATACTTTTCCcattaacaaaatagaaagctaATCATGTGTATTTATATATGTAAAAATATTGAACAATTTATAGGAATTAGGAGGATTGCATGTATAAGTACAAGTAGAAGATTAAAAATAGGTGGTTGAAAGCTAGtctctttcccaattttttCCCGATTGAGTTGCTAATAGCTAattaattgttaaaaaaaatgtaatatatTGTTTTTTGACTAATCTAATTATAAAGATCTAATGAATtcaacttaaaaaaataaatattgtttTTTTGCAAGTACtcaacaaagaataaaaaactagaaaaacTGAAAAATCCTAGTTCAAGATGCCATGCAATATGGTTCACAATAAACACacttattttttgaattttttctttttaataatttattggGGGAGCACAGGGGCCATGCATGCACgacagccaatgagagcgcgtGCTGGCATCGAAGTCGTGATTGCCACCTATCATGGGGAAGgggtcatttcgccccctccccacagagaacattttccttaatttattttacagtttTTCCATATCCATGGTGTagaagttctttttcccttccctCGTTTTATTTCCATAAGAAAACTATATAGCATTATATTATTCAGACTTTATagtctttaaaaaaatattattatagaTTTTGCAATTGAAAATTAAAGTACaactatatattatttttttctcataaatatAGTTGAAAAGTACATGGAATGtacatatatataattttatgaAGAAATACattagacatgaatacatcCATTGAACCTTTtgtagttatatatatatatatattttagtatATCTTGAATAATACTGGTAGGCATTGTTCCTTGTTATGTACGGCTTCAACCTTTgcctttatggttttttttttttaattttttaattttttataatggaTTAGACAGATCTCACTTTGACCCTCCACCACCCGGTGAATATATTCTCATCATCT harbors:
- the LOC122660202 gene encoding calcium-dependent protein kinase 18-like isoform X2, producing the protein MGTCLSTTKVSGANSNAPSNNNSISSNRNNKNNQKESSKTSSTSATQKDTSQHPQQKPYESHKKHSRRPSGVIPYGKRTDFGYAKDFDKKYSIGKLLGHGQFGYTFVATDKSTGERVAVKRIEKNKMILPIAVEDVKREVKILQALTGHENVVQFYNAFEDESYVYIVMELCEGGELLDRILAKKDSRYTEKDAAVIVRQMLKVSAQCHLHGLVHRDMKPENFLFKSTKENSSLKATDFGLSDFIKPGRKFQDIVGSAYYVAPEVLKRKSGPESDVWSIGVITYILLCGRRPFWDKTEDGIFKEVLRNKPDFRRKPWPSISNSAKDFVKKLLVKDPRARLTAAQALSHPWVREGGDASEIPVDISVLSNIRQFVKYSRLKQFALRALASTLNEEELADLRDQFDAIDMDKNGAISLEEMRQALAKDLPWRMKEPRVLEILQAIDSNTDGLVDFPEFVAATLHVHQLEEHDSEKWQLRSKAAFDKFDVDRDGFITPEELRMHTGLKGSIDPLLEEADIDKDGKISLSEFRRLLRTASMSSRNAPSPSGVQNSRKM
- the LOC122660202 gene encoding calcium-dependent protein kinase 18-like isoform X1, whose protein sequence is MGTCLSTTKVSGANSNAPSNNNSISSNRNNKNNQKESSKTSSTSATQKDTSQHPQQKPYESHKNRPQQQQKDKGHSRRPSGVIPYGKRTDFGYAKDFDKKYSIGKLLGHGQFGYTFVATDKSTGERVAVKRIEKNKMILPIAVEDVKREVKILQALTGHENVVQFYNAFEDESYVYIVMELCEGGELLDRILAKKDSRYTEKDAAVIVRQMLKVSAQCHLHGLVHRDMKPENFLFKSTKENSSLKATDFGLSDFIKPGRKFQDIVGSAYYVAPEVLKRKSGPESDVWSIGVITYILLCGRRPFWDKTEDGIFKEVLRNKPDFRRKPWPSISNSAKDFVKKLLVKDPRARLTAAQALSHPWVREGGDASEIPVDISVLSNIRQFVKYSRLKQFALRALASTLNEEELADLRDQFDAIDMDKNGAISLEEMRQALAKDLPWRMKEPRVLEILQAIDSNTDGLVDFPEFVAATLHVHQLEEHDSEKWQLRSKAAFDKFDVDRDGFITPEELRMHTGLKGSIDPLLEEADIDKDGKISLSEFRRLLRTASMSSRNAPSPSGVQNSRKM